Within the Eucalyptus grandis isolate ANBG69807.140 chromosome 1, ASM1654582v1, whole genome shotgun sequence genome, the region CTCCATGTCATTAACATTCTTAAAGCAATTGACATCCGGCATCTACTTTAAAAGGTTCTGCAAACTCACTTGTATACCTTGTGTGATAAGCATCTGCTGGAAGATAAAAAGCACACCAAAGTAACTGCAAGCAAGACCTAAGACAAGATAAGATCAAGAAAAGCAGTCATGCACTAGTTGATAATATATAGCAGATATGGCTATATAAGAAGAGATTTTCATAGTGAATAAAATTCCAACTAAAAAACGGACACACCTCCTATATCCCCAATTCTCAACTTCTCCCGCAATATGACTCTTGCTGCTATTGAAGCCATAATTGGAGTTGTGAAGCTCAAAACAATGGCCTGAGACAAAGGTAATCTTTGAATgctgaaatgaaaaagaaggaaggttcAACTCAATTTAGAATGAATGGTACTTGAAATTCTTCAACACAATACAAGCATGGAAATGTAGGAAAGAGGATAGCCagaatatttgaaattaaatatgCAAGTGAAGAAATTAAGCGTCAGCTGATTTGAAATGTCATATCATGTCTATGATAGAGGCCAGCTTTTGAGACAGCAGCCCATCATGCATATCTAATGGATGCACAACTGAGAAAATAGAGGTGAGTCCTATCGACGTTGCTGATGATTCCAACATGTACCAATGGGGATGCATTGTTCTTTCAAGTACAAGAAGATACTCGAGATGGACTTAGAAAAGAGAACATGAGCACCTCTAAAGCAAAAAGGCACATAAGCATGAGGATAAGACAAATTAAGGAACAAAGCAGATCTAACGTCACTTACCAATAGATAAAACTCATTAGTGAGAGATATCCAAGTACAGCTCTTGAAAATAAAAGCTTTCTAGCAGGTTTGGGCTCAAATAATGGCTGTCCACCCTTCCTTAACCACAGATATGATGATATCAAAATTAGTGTACATCGAGCAAATGCGGTCTCAAACAATGGAATCGACTGAGCTGTCACAACagaaataaagggaaaaaatcagTCTGCATCCAAAACAAATGACATCTCAATTCTCATCTGAAAagaattatatcaaatggaggttgaaaagtttaagaatgaTGATCAAAGACACTGTATTATGATGCCCTGGATTTGATAAGATAAAGGACAAAATCATTCAAGAAGTAATCAATAGAACAAATATAGAGCAAATAGTTCCAATCTGAGTTACCAAGTTCTCACTATCCTATAAGGGTTAGAAGGCAGTACATTAAGTAAATGGGGAAGTAGCTTTTTTTCTGAGCTACACATGATGTAAGGCTCTTCTCCATGGTTTGCTAAGGCAATACATTAGGCAACTGTGATTCTTTGGTAATGTTATATATACAAAATTCCAGCAGCTACATTTGGACTAAGACGTACTTATATACAGTGAGTTTCAAAACAATTAGGCACCGAGACTCGACACTGGTGAAGAGCAAATACTAACCAGCGAAAGCATCAGAAACAGCTTCCATCAAGAAGTAGATCATCGACGAGGCGGCCATGCATAGCAGACCAGAGTATCTGGATCCACTCCACACCCACAGAGCACACTGAACCGCAGGAGACACCTCGGCATCGTGTGATCTGATTACTTGCTCCTGCTAACGCATACAAAAATGATCAAAGGTTACTTCTCTAATCGCGGCTTCATCTGCAAAATCGCAATTACGAAGAAAGGAGAGACGCAACACGCAACAGAAACTCAAACAACACTATCAATGAAACATTCACGAGCGTCGACAACAGAAACCGAACGCCGATGAACGCACACGCTCAACCGGCCATCCGATTACACTACGTCGGAGCTGAATCGCGGTCGAATTCGTTACCCTAGGGTTTCGTCGGGGATAGGAGACGGCGAATATGTTGATCTTAGGCTTCTCGGACTGATTCAACAGAGGCGTTATCTCCGGCGCGTCATCACCATTGacatcggcggcggcggcggcggcggcggcggggcggggcGGCTTCGGGCGGCGAAGAAGCGACGCTCACGATCAGCTCCACCGCGCGATCTCCTTCGTTCGCCTCCGCCGATGCCATTCGCGCATCGAAGCTCTCCTCCTCAGCAATGGATCGCGAGCGGAGGCGATTTGAGCGACGGTAGGTCAATGGTCATTCGTCGTTACCGTTCCAATTTTGGCTATTGgcgcattctttttttttttctcttttctttttccagaaGCTATCCATAGAGAGCGACGCGAGAACGGTCAAAAATGAGCGAATCGGTGCTTACTGGACCGGGTTGACCGGTCGAACCGGGAGACGAGCACCGACTGTCGGCTCGGTGTCCAGAAGAGGGCCCCCCTCGGGCTTCCACTTCGCCTCTCTCGTCTCTCCACCTTCGCGCCTCTCCGCTCGGCCGACCAACcaccgcgccgccgccgcctcctccttctccgCCGCCTGCGGCTCCGGCTACGGCGAGGACGCCACCCCGCACGCGGCCAATCGGAACGGACGCCGCTCCAGTTCACAGCTGAGGAACCTCTGGGAGAGATTTGGGGGGACCTTGGCTTTCATCGCGGCAAGGTAGGCAGGCCGTCTCAGGAAGATAGACTGGTTGAGCGAATTTGTTCACTACCTAGTTAGTTTCTTCACTCGGTAGCCAGGAGCGAAAGCCGACGTTAGAGAAACTGAACCGTCGGGTTCGGTTTTTGCTCGAGCACGAAGGATGAGCAATTCGTCGTGTTCGTCATCCGAACGGAAAGAAGTCCTTCAATGAGAATCTCATGATGTCGTTCAGTTGCTTCTCCGGTCAGACTGAATTTAGTGATCTAGAACATCGAAATGCTGCAGCTTGCGTGATTGATTTTGAGAAAATCGAATTGTCTTTTCCGTCGTTGGTGGTGTTACGTGAGATTGAGGAACATAGGGCATCTTAATCAAATACTAAAATTCCTATTGCATTTGAATGATGATAATGTCTTTGTGTTTTTCTGCACAGTGTGGGATTAGATCCCTGTGATGTTGTCCTAGATTATATATGACTCACACTTGACAAACTTCTATTGAATGTCCTGCTTCTGCATGCTGAAATTCTTCAACTTTTAAGGAGCAATAGGTTTGTTGCCCTCATTTGTGCATACCTCTTGAAGTATAGAGAGAAGAGAGTGAATTCTGGTTCCTTTTGGTACCAGTGCTCGGTATGGACAGGGGTTTGATGTTCCTGGTGCGAAGAGCTTTGACGGTTCGAAACCCGAACCAGACCTTTAGCTTGCGCTGCTTTTGTTCTCCCCCTATGTCCCTTTCCCCTCCCTCCAATGGTAAACTCTTTGTTGGTGGTGCGTTCTGTTCTCTCACCTTCAGTCAATTATCATATGAGATTATGTTGTCACGTGAAACACTTGGATGTCTAATTTTTATCGATCTTGGTGTGATAGGACTGTCGTGGTCGGTTGATGAGAAGTCCTTGCAAGATGCTTTCTCTTCGTTTGGGGAGGTCACTGAAGGTAAAGCAATCTCCAAAAGCCTAATATTGATGCAAATTCTGTACTGGTTTGCTAATTTATGTTCTAGATCATCCAAGCGTCTCCTGTGAACAAAGTGAGACTCTGACTGTGAATGAAAATTGTTTTAATTTCCCATTTGGTCAATAGAAGTGGACAAAAGGAACAATGCAAGTGTGGACTGCCGACTGGCAAACTATTGATCTATTTGATAGGCCCACTTAAGGATCTTCTCAGTAACTAGATCTGATATTTTTGGAGATGGCTATACTCCACACCTATGTTCTGTGGGTTTGTATGCAGTCATGTGTCGCACATGATGGCAGCAAAAAAAGCTATATAATTGCCGCTCATTTGTATTCGTCAAATTTGCAGTATTGTTTAATTCTGCAACTTCTTGTGTTGATTCTTTTAAagttattttcttctaaaactTCATCTATTAAAACATCGTCACTCAAAGGAAGACATTTACCAACACGAGTACCAGTCATGTCTCTCCTTTCTCATGGTTAGTGATAATTAACGTGCTCAGGATTAGATCATAGAAAGACGATGGGGAAACATGTCTTACTTTCTGACAGCATACAACTGTGTCTGAAGCTTTCTTTTGCTAACTGCCTCGAATTTTGTTTCAGTTAAGATTTTGTACGACAAAGACAGTGGCAGATCAAGAGGCtttggttttgtttgttttacaaaccAAGCTGATGCTACATGCGCAAAAGATGCCATGGATGGGAAGGTGAATAACTATGAGATttccttatttcaattttttttttttggggcattGTATTAAGTTCAAGTTCTGCTCATGTTTCTCAAAATTCGAGAACTACATTCCAACTATGGCACTTTTGATTGTAGGCATTGCTAGGCCGGCCCTTAAGGATAAGCTATGCTCTTGAAAAGGTTCGTGGTGCTCCAGTTGTCGTCCCTCGCCTCTCAAGTAATGGTGATGCCACCAGTCTGAAGCGGTGATCTTTTCTGGTATTTTCTTTGTCTTAGCATTTACTAACTACGAAAGGAGTAGCTAAGACACCTAAATTGTCCGTGATAGCCCCATATCCTTTCAGTGCTCTGTATCATTGAATTCACCTTGCGAAAGAAAAGGGCTTTCTTGCTTGTACCTAATATTAATAGGAATTAGAACTCACAGATAGCTTATCAATATGGAATTTGTTAATGCAATTAACGCCATTCTAGGCTGAAAGATCAATGTGAGGTCTGAGCCTCTTTGTTTTTCAGTCGAAATCCACCCTTTGCTGCTTATAGCATTCTGACTCATATGAAGAGTGGCAAGTAGTTCTGCTCTCATATGCAGAAAAAGATGTGTAATTAGCACTATTAACTACCAGTGGTAGTAGTGGTGATCTTTTTGATAGCTTTACCTTTCGACCCTTCTACTCCACGCAGCTTGAGATCAAGACTGGTCTTGGCCAAGGAAGTGGATCAACTTGCCCGGTGAAAAGGGAAATGGCTGTAATCCATATTTATGAAGCTTGATCTTGCTGGAGGGTCAAATACTGATGAAGCTTGGTTTTCAATTACCTGGAGGATCTATTAGTGAGATCTAATCATCAGCTATTTTGGTAACTGTGCCAATTCGCCTTTTTACCTCGCGGTAATTATGGTGATAGGCTGTGGAGGGCCATGAGTCATGCTAGTCGCTGGAAGCCATAAGCATGCCTTAGTGGGTACTCATTGATAACCTGTGCTGGTGGGGATTGATGCTCTCATTGAGAAACTTGATTATTGTTCGATGAACGATTGGCCCCTACTGCTTATGAGGCTGCAAGTGTTATTCTCTCTTTCTAGTCTTCCATCTGTTCGCCGTGATATTTTCTTTATTGCTGTAGGAATGCTTGATCAGCTACgttctaaaatttgttcatGCTACTCTTTTGTTCTCCAACTCGTTTATTTCTTCAACTTTATTTTCTTGAGATGGCGGTAAAAGACGATCAGTTGAAGGGGTGAATCAAGAACTTTAGCAGTCTACACTTACCAAGGTCATGTTTGCACCGCTTTAGCCTTCAGGGAACGTTAGACCGGGGCATGTGGATCGGTCAATCTACACTGTCGGATCGTTGAAATGGATCTACGAATGATAAGCGTTGTAGAACAGCTAAAAGTACTACACCGCATTTTACTTGAGATATTTGGTATGTATGACGGAATGGTATCTCAACTATCATTCCCCgtagtggtaaaaaaaaatgatgtgggAATTCAAAAAGGAATAGAGTGAAATATCGAATAAATCTCTTGAAAATAAGTATGGTGGTGATGAAAATTAAAACACGCTTGTAAGGgtgaccaaaaatatttttaaaaaaaaaatatatatatacacacgcaCACATATTGCACTTCTAAGAATGATTATATAAGTCAACATTGGAGATGAATGTGACGAGCAAGCGGGTGGATGTTACAAATACATTAAGATTAGACCCTTATGGGCCCGAGGCCTAATGGGCCGGATCAGGAATGGGTGGGCTTGGTCTAATCCCTTCACACTTGTTGGCGGGCTCGGGGAATTTGTTTGGACCCTCGGTCTGCCCACCATCTTCAATCCTAGCAAGTATTACTTTTGAAAAGATAACTTTGGAACCTCACAATTTTCCATCTCTTACGCTATTTATTTATCATGCTCACATTGCTTTATACACTTTTTCAGGGTCTAACCCATTTGAACTTTCTGcccatgtttctttttttgaaaaaatccaCATGTGGCCCATGTAGGCAGGCCTCGACAAGCCCATACATCCATGTGGGCCAGGCCCGCCGCCCGTCGAGGTCCATCAATCGAGCGAATTCAATCCCGAGAGAGGAGGGCATCTTCGACGGAATTGCCGATCTACTCCAACGAAGCGGTGCCGTAGCGGCAAAGACAGGAGGGCATATGGATCCCCAGCGGTCACTCCATCGATATTCGAATCGCAGCAGGTGACCGAGAACGAACGAAGCAGCACGAAAGCGAAGCGGCTCCATCGGAAGAGCCTTCCCCCAACACCACCGATCGCCCATGGACAACGAGCCCATGGAATCGGCGGCGCTCAAGGGCGGCGGCGAGGACaactccgccgccgccgccaccgccaccgctgCCACCATCGACTCCTTCCGCGAGATCACCTCCGCCACCCGCGAGGAGgccgtcttcttcctcgagAGCCACAATTGGGACCTCGACGCCGCCGTCTCGACGTTCCTCGACAGCAACGCCCTCGctgacgccgacgccgccgccccCGCTCCCCGTCCCGGACCCCGCCCCGGCTTCCCCCAACTCGCCCTCCCGGTCGccctcggcgtcgccggcgcaGTCCCCGTCGCTGTCGTACTCCCCGTCGCGGTCCCCGTCGAGGTCCCgatcggcctcgccggccaggCCCCCTTACGAGCTCCGCTCGCGCCGGGCCGCCGAGGCGAAGAAGAAGCCGGACAAGCCGTCCGGCAGCAGGGGGGCGCGCGGCGTCCGCACGCTTGCGGATCTGAACCGGCCGGTCGATCACGACTCTGACAGCGACTCCGATGAACCGCGGGAGTACTATACTGGCGGCGAAAAAAGGTCTCTCTTTTATCTGTCTCTGACATTCGCTTTACTTAGACACACTATCAGCTAtgctggcggcggcggcggcggcggcggcttgcATCTGTTTCAATAATTTATGCGTGGAATCGAGGTACACGAAATAAGTGACCCGCGAGTAGTTGCCCCGTCTCTCTGGAATTGAGAAGTTGAGGTTGTTTGTTTCTTTGATAATTGCGATTTAGGCATAATTGAAGATCGATCTAAAGCTGTCGTTGTTTGATCTGTTAGTGAGTGGTGAGTTGCTAGAGTGGAACTTCCGTTCAATTTTTCCTAATCTGGAACTAGCAGCAAAAGCTAAATTCATGCTCAGCCAATGGCTTCCAGCATCTCTCCATGGAATCCTTTGGAAGATAAACACTTGAGCTTTCTCATAAGATTCTTGTGATGAGGGTCTGCATTCGCTTATTCAACTTACCTCGTATTTTAGCCTTTCAAATTATACCGGTGTAGTTGGTAGAGTAGAAGTAAGCTGGACGTTTTGTCAGCACCAGGTGATTTTAATCATTCTTGTAACTGTTCCTTGAGCAGCGGTAGGGAGGATATTAGCCGGAGAGAAGAATCCTGCCTGTTCTTCTGGTATTGTGTGCCAGAGCGAGTGTTATGTGGTTTTGATGAATTAAGTCTAAGACCAAACTTAAGTAGGTGATTTTGCAATAAGCAGACAACCTCTTGGTGTGGTGTAGCATTGGAAggcttttgaaaatgaaaccatgaactttttttttcaccgAACTAATGTGTGGGTGATTTTACGATGACTGGAAAACCTCCACCATTTCCATCTTCCTCCTTGAAAActcaaagggaagaagaaataataGAACATCTGTCCTGTATTCAGTGCTGAAATTTTCACTGGGCAATGACAGTATTCATGCGATGTTCCTACTAGTATTGTCATATTAGATTTTGTTTGATTAGTGATTTAGTGCTTTCAAATTTTATGTTCTTCTGGAGCAGCGGAATGCTTGTCCAAGATCCCACCAAGGGGAATGATGTGGATTCAATTTTTAGTCAAGCGAGACAAAGGGGCGTGGAAAGACCTGCTGATAACCAGTCATCAAGATCAAGAAGCTTTACTGGACGAGGGAGGTTGCTTTCTGGGGATGTCGTCTCATCTACTCCTGAGCACCCTGAAGTGGTCACTCACACGATTACGTTTTGGCAGAATGGATTTACTGTTGATGATGGTCCTCTGAGGAGGTTGGATGATCCTGAAAATGCTCAATTCTTGGAGGTATGTCTCGTGATTACTGCAAGGCTTTTTCTTGTGGCTATTGACATCCATCTCTGTTACGTAAAAGGTATGTATTAGGCCTGTTGTTTGTGTTTAAGTTCAAGAAATTTGAGGTTCTTACTGCTCAGGCAAGATTGTCTGATCCATTTCTATAGCTATTTAAGTTCTCAGCTCTGTTTATATTGAGTCATGGCATAACCAGAAAATGGATGATATCACAATTCATAAGAATGGCTCAAAATATATGGTTGCTATTTTCAATAGTTGGCTAGTTTGTCGCATTACTGATTTTGTTAATGTTACATGCAGAGCATCAAGAATTCAGAGTGTCCTCAAGAAATTGCTCCAGCTGATCGGAGGACCGCAGTGCATGTTGATCTTGTGAGGCGCGAAGAACCCCACGCCGTAAGTCCTCTTTCCCTTCCCAAATTGCCTCTGCTAGTCCTGTCACTGCAGCAATGAGATTATGTGGTATCTGTTCTCTTCCCTGCAGGAACCAAAGAAGCGCCAACTTCCATTCCGTGGAACGGGAAGAACTCTAGGCAGCACAAGTAGCTCTCCTGCTGCCTCTGAACCTGCTGCTGCTGCCTCTTCCCTTAATACTTCGCCAGCTCCATTCATGGGTCTAGTGGTGGATGATTCGTCACCGTCCACTTCAATTCAACTTAGGTTAGCCGATGGGACGCGCATGGTGTCCCGCTTCAACTATAGCCATACGATCCAGGATATTCGTGCTTTCATCGATGCGTCCAGGCCTGGCGGGGAAAGAAACTACCAGTTGCAGACTATGGGGTTCCCTCCCAAGCAACTCAATGATCTGGATCAGACAATAGAGCAAGCTGGAATAGCCAATTCGGTGGTTATCCAAAAGTTCTAAATGGCTTCTTGGGAGAAGTTGAAAACGCTACTCTCAGATTAAATTAAGCTCCATTGCATGTTTATTATTTACAAAACTTGCCCTTGAATGAGATCCAAACGACCCTAAGGAGCCATATTCTTGCTGCTAAGCAAGAGTTTTGCTTGTTAAGTGTGGATGTCAATCTTATTGAATTCCTCAGTTAAAACCCATTATATTCTGCATTGGTGCCACTGAATCATGTTATTATGCACATGCACAGGTACTCCTTGATTAACTGTGGCTGATCTGGAAAGGAAATGCTATCGAATCGATCTGCATAAAGAGCTGCCGTCTTGTTCGCGTGACAGATGATGATCTTGTAATCTTGATTTGATGCTTGTAGGGACATCATGAACCCTTGATGCAGGACAAAGAGGGTGTTTATCTTTTGCATATCATGAACTTGAGGCGATGTCTTCTCTGTGCATGGAGCTCCCTGGTCTTGGTGGTTGCATCGTTCTGAATGCTGGAAATGTACTGATTCCAAGGGGTGGTCAACGTCATTGTTTCATCCTTCACCTAACGACGATTCCGGTAGGAATTCTAGCTCTTTATATCATATGCCAAAGCACCAACATCATGATCGTGCTGAGTTGTGGACGAAGCAGAGATGATGGCCCAACCTATCATTCATATCTACAAGTGTGAGCTGAAGCGTACGAACGGACCAAACTTTTGTTGTGATCCTCATGAAAGCCAGGTATAAACCATCCCAGTGGGTCCGAACGTCGACGCATTAGTGCAAGTCTTCCACACGAAGTCGTACGACCTATTATAGCTTCTAGGTGCGGTCTATTTTACACACGAAATCAAGAGCGATAAGTACATACGAAATCCAGAGCGCGATGAATCAAAGCGGCGCTCTGTGAGCTTGATTCGACGTCTAGAGATTTGTcacgagagagaagaaaagaagaatcagAAGGGTGGGTAATTCCGCAATCACAGCAGTAGACAAGGTTTGAATTTGCGCTAAAAAATGACTGAAGTCAACGTCGCTCCCGCTCCTTCGAcagttcatttttttcttcttttgttacgCGATTTAATAATCGAAATACCGATTaagtcggaaaaaaaaaaaacaactttccTCCCCTCTCGTGTGTTTGCGCAATTAATATGttttcaagaattaaaaaaaaaaactatttatatcAAATAGGCCTTCAGTAAAGCCAAACCCAATTTCTCCCCCGGAGAGAAgatcaaaaagattaaaaaaaaaaaaaggaaaaagagacggGGCGCGGGGGACAAAAGGCGCTTGTGGGATTTATTACAGCGGATGACGTGGCGAGTCCTGAGTGACCAGCTTCAATCATCCTCGCACCCCGACATCGCGACACGAGAACCcgctcctccctcctctctctctctctctctgcgctgAAACGCCATCATCGCTTCTCCGCTTTAGGGCTTCCCCGAATCGCCCTGCCGAGCTTCCACCCCTCCCCCAAAAACCCTGCGCTCGCTCTCCGAGGAACGACCTCCGGTCGCGCGCCGGTTCGACTCGCCCCGTTCCCTCCGTCGATCGGCATTCTCAGGCCCCGGCGGCGCCGCGAATCCCGAGCTCCGCGAGCAAGCGCCGCGCGAAGCTCACACTCCTCGACCGATGGCGAAGACCAAGCCGGGAAGGAAGGACCTCGACTCCTACACCATCAAGGGCACCAACAAAGTCGTCCGAAGTAaccctccctctcctctccgATTCCACCccctctcccccctctctccctcgcGACCCGCAgtttcctctcttctctcctcgCGGCGTCGCGTCGCCTCGCCTCGACTCGCCTGTCGCCTCCGTCGATATAGATTCTCGCATTCGAGCGCAGTGCTCTGGAGTGTTCTCGTTACTAAAATTGCGCGCGCGCGTTGATGAAGTCGCTGGTGGTCTTccgttctttgttttttgttttttgcttttttcttgaGTGGGCGCATTTCGCTTGCGCGAGCGACATTGTCTCGAAGTTTCGAGGGTTTgagctgaattttttttcccttcagtGCTCGGATGATTGGATATTTTCTTGGGAAGTTTGACGCGAGAATTCCTTTCTATTTGTGTTGCAGCCGGAGACTGCGTGCTCATGCGCTCGCCGGAGGCCGGCAAGCCGCCGTACGTGGCGCGCGTGGAGAAGATTGAGGCCGACCACCGCAACAACGTCAAGGTCCACGTCCGGTGGTACTACCGGCCGGAGGAGTCGATCGGCGGGCGCAGGCAGTTCCACGGGGTGAAGGAACTGTTCCTGTCGGATCACTTCGACGTGCAGAGCGCCCACACTATCGAAGGGAAGTGCACGGTGCACACTTTCAAGAACTACACCAAGCTCGAGAATGTTGGGGCGGAGGATTACTTCTGCCGGTTCGAATACAAGGCTGCCACTGGGGCTTTCACTCCGGACCGAGTAGCCGTGTGAGCTCCAGATTTTTTTGTCACTGGTCATTCATTTAAGTAATCTCATTTGGCTTGGCCATAGGAAATAGTATCGATCATAGAGGGTTGGCATCGTTTAGTGGATATTGATGGGCCTTCTAGTGTTACTGCAGATGCACATGTTTGCCTAATTCAAATTTTAGTTCCTGTTTGCTATTTGTTTGCCTTTTGACATGGATGTTGAGTTCTTTAAGGTCAAGTGGCAACTTGCATATCTGTTTTTCTTACCAATTTCTCTGTTTTCATTTTGGCGATTGGTTCTATATATTTTTCTAGTACGGGCCACTGAGTGTTCCTAGAGCTCTCTCATTTTGGAATTTGAATCGGTTTCTTGATACTGGTAGAAAGAGAAAGGTCTTTCATGGTTAAGTTTCTGTTTAATGTCTTCCT harbors:
- the LOC104435075 gene encoding uncharacterized transporter jhp_1155, yielding MASAEANEGDRAVELIVSVASSPPDDVNGDDAPEITPLLNQSEKPKINIFAVSYPRRNPREQVIRSHDAEVSPAVQCALWVWSGSRYSGLLCMAASSMIYFLMEAVSDAFAAQSIPLFETAFARCTLILISSYLWLRKGGQPLFEPKPARKLLFSRAVLGYLSLMSFIYCIQRLPLSQAIVLSFTTPIMASIAARVILREKLRIGDIGGLACSYFGVLFIFQQMLITQGGLNKAGKVQAYAKGSHHILAVLGGLFSAITGGISYCLIRAGAKETDQPMATVFSFALLASPAAGICAFSFEDFVLPSVYTVFLMAVFGVLAFLAELLLARALQLEKTSKVSNIQFIEVALSQLWGIGARRLSPSFGRLVGCFLILISACSTMYNGPDKETT
- the LOC104435058 gene encoding glycine-rich RNA-binding protein 4, mitochondrial, producing the protein MDRGLMFLVRRALTVRNPNQTFSLRCFCSPPMSLSPPSNGKLFVGGLSWSVDEKSLQDAFSSFGEVTEVKILYDKDSGRSRGFGFVCFTNQADATCAKDAMDGKALLGRPLRISYALEKVRGAPVVVPRLSSNGDATSLKR
- the LOC104435092 gene encoding LOW QUALITY PROTEIN: plant UBX domain-containing protein 4 (The sequence of the model RefSeq protein was modified relative to this genomic sequence to represent the inferred CDS: deleted 1 base in 1 codon) yields the protein MDNEPMESAALKGGGEDNSAAAATATAATIDSFREITSATREEAVFFLESHNWDLDAAVSTFLDSNALADADPPPPLPVPDPAPASPNSPSRSPSASPAQSPSLSYSPSRSPSRSRSASPARPPYELRSRRAAEAKKKPDKPSGSRGARGVRTLADLNRPVDHDSDSDSDEPREYYTGGEKSGMLVQDPTKGNDVDSIFSQARQRGVERPADNQSSRSRSFTGRGRLLSGDVVSSTPEHPEVVTHTITFWQNGFTVDDGPLRRLDDPENAQFLESIKNSECPQEIAPADRRTAVHVDLVRREEPHAEPKKRQLPFRGTGRTLGSTSSSPAASEPAAAASSLNTSPAPFMGLVVDDSSPSTSIQLRLADGTRMVSRFNYSHTIQDIRAFIDASRPGGERNYQLQTMGFPPKQLNDLDQTIEQAGIANSVVIQKF
- the LOC104435116 gene encoding chromatin remodeling protein EBS isoform X1, translating into MAKTKPGRKDLDSYTIKGTNKVVRTGDCVLMRSPEAGKPPYVARVEKIEADHRNNVKVHVRWYYRPEESIGGRRQFHGVKELFLSDHFDVQSAHTIEGKCTVHTFKNYTKLENVGAEDYFCRFEYKAATGAFTPDRVAVYCKCEMPYNPDDLMVQCEGCKDWFHPSCMGMTIEEAKKLEYFLCTDCSAEDDAKRSINQFPVSPSTETKVETKRRKR
- the LOC104435116 gene encoding chromatin remodeling protein EBS isoform X2; translation: MRSPEAGKPPYVARVEKIEADHRNNVKVHVRWYYRPEESIGGRRQFHGVKELFLSDHFDVQSAHTIEGKCTVHTFKNYTKLENVGAEDYFCRFEYKAATGAFTPDRVAVYCKCEMPYNPDDLMVQCEGCKDWFHPSCMGMTIEEAKKLEYFLCTDCSAEDDAKRSINQFPVSPSTETKVETKRRKR